The proteins below come from a single Euleptes europaea isolate rEulEur1 chromosome 5, rEulEur1.hap1, whole genome shotgun sequence genomic window:
- the ALG3 gene encoding dol-P-Man:Man(5)GlcNAc(2)-PP-Dol alpha-1,3-mannosyltransferase, with protein sequence MAPGPGLRRKGAAGLAGPGPPLLRQGLRRAWQEKRLVLLEPHYTPLVAACLCLAEVGVNQWVIQRVAYTEIDWKAYMDEVEGVVNGTLDYTQLKGDTGPLVYPAGFVYIFLGLYYATSRGTNIRLAQYLFAALYLATLLLVFRIYSRTNKVPPYVFFFMCCASYRIHSIFVLRLFNDPVAMAILFLAVNLFLEDRWSWGCFCFSLAVSVKMNILLFAPGLLFLLLRRFGLPGTIPKLAICAALQVALGLPFLLANPVGYLTRSFDLGRQFLFKWTVNWRFLPEEVFQHRAFHAGLLTSHLTVLGLFALTRWHRSEENTLSLLKDPAERKSPPQPLSANQIVFALFTSNFIGVCFSRSLHYQFYVWYFHTLPYLLWCTPAKKPTHLLKVLILGLIELSWNTYPSTVYSSASLHLCHGAILAQLWYGTAASPAAEEERRSSRKAK encoded by the exons ATGGCTCCGGGGCCCGGGCTGCGGCGGAAGGGGGCGGCGGGGCTGGCGGGGCCGGGGCCGCCCTTGCTGCGGCAGGGCCTGCGGCGGGCCTGGCAGGAGAAGCGCCTGGTGCTGCTGGAGCCCCACTACACGCCGCTGGTGgccgcctgcctctgcctggcgGAGGTGGGGGTCAACCAGTGGGTCATTCAGCGGGTGGCGT ATACCGAGATCGATTGGAAAGCTTACATGGATGAGGTAGAGGGTGTCGTCAATGGGACCCTGGATTACACCCAGCTGAAGGGGGACACAGGACCCCTTGT ttacccagctggctttgtttaCATCTTCCTGGGCCTCTACTACGCCACCAGCCGCGGCACCAACATCCGCCTGGCCCAGTACCTCTTTGCCGCCTTGTACCTCGCCACACTGCTGCTTGTTTTCCGCATCTACAGCCGAACCAATAAG GTGCCCCCGTACGTTTTCTTCTTCATGTGCTGCGCTTCCTATCGCATCCACTCCATCTTCGTCCTGCGTCTCTTCAACGACCCCGTCGCCATGGCGATCCTGTTCTTGGCCGTCAACCTTTTCCTGGAGGACCGCTGGTCCTGGGGCTGCTTCTGCTTCAG CCTGGCTGTGTCCGTGAAAATGAACATCCTCCTCTTTGCGCCGGGtctccttttcctcctgctgCGGCGCTTTGGCTTGCCGGGCACCATCCCCAAGCTTGCCATCTGTGCGGCCTTGCAG gtgGCCCTGGGGTTGCCGTTCCTGTTGGCCAACCCTGTTGGGTACCTGACCCGTTCCTTTGACCTGGGCCGCCAGTTCCTCTTCAAGTGGACGGTGAATTGGCGGTTCTTGCCAGAGGAGGTTTTCCAGCACCGGGCATTCCACGCAGGACTTCTGACCTCTCACCTGACTGTCCTGGGGCTTTTTGCACTAACCAGGTGGCACAG ATCTGAAGAAAACACCCTGTCGCTGTTGAAGGATCCAGCTGAGAGGAAAagccctccacagcctctctCAGCCAACCA GATAGTCTTTGCTCTCTTCACGTCCAACTTCATCGGCGTTTGCTTCAGCCGCTCCCTGCACTACCAGTTTTACGTCTGGTACTTCCACACGCTGCCCTACCTGCTGTGGTGCACGCCAGCCAAGAAGCCGACTCACCTGCTAAA ggTGCTTATCCTAGGCTTGATCGAGCTCTCTTGGAACACCTACCCTTCGACAGTCTACAGTTCAGCCTCCCTCCACCTGTGTCACGGGGCCATCCTTGCACAGCTCTGGTACGGCACAGCAGCCTCTCCGGCGGCAGAGGAAGAGAGACGGTCTTCAAGAAAGGCCAAGTAA